A single region of the Eleginops maclovinus isolate JMC-PN-2008 ecotype Puerto Natales chromosome 16, JC_Emac_rtc_rv5, whole genome shotgun sequence genome encodes:
- the LOC134877476 gene encoding large ribosomal subunit protein uL3-like has translation MSHRKFHAPRHGHMGFLPHKRCKKHRGQVRTWPKDDPSKPVHLTAFLGYKAGMTHIVRDMRRTALKVAHREGVEAVTIIETPPVIVVGIVGYIQTVRGMRPLKTIFAEHLGDECKRRFYKNWYKSKKKAFTKYSKKWQDETGKKQLDKDFTHMKKYCSSIRVIIHSQMRMLPIKQKKAHIMEVQLNGGSISDKVDWAKERLEKAVPVSAVFYQDEMIDVIGVTRGHGFKGVTSRWHTKKLPRKTHKGLRKVACIGAWHPARVSYTIARAGQKGYNHRTELNKKIYRMGQAIHIKDGKLIQNNASTDYDASQKTITPMGGFPHYGDVKNDFLMVKGCVVGTKKRVLTLRKSLLVHTSRKSTETIDLKFIDTTSKFGHGRFQTAQEKRAFLGPQKKDAMKKNLPELLTEED, from the exons ATG TCTCATCGTAAATTCCATGCACCCCGCCATGGACACATGGGGTTCCTGCCCCACAAGCGTTGTAAGAAACATCGGGGCCAGGTACGCACGTGGCCCAAAGATGACCCCAGCAAACCTGTCCACCTCACTGCTTTCCTGGGGTACAAGGCTGGCATGACCCACATCGTGAGGGATATGCGCCGCACTGCCCTAA AGGTAGCACATCGAGAAGGAGTTGAGGCCGTTACCATCATTGAAACTCCACCAGTTATCGTGGTGGGGATTGTGGGATACATTCAGACCGTCCGTGGCATGCGTCCCCTTAAAACCATCTTCGCTGAGCATCTCGGCGATGAGTGCAAGCGCAGATTTTACAAAAACTG gtACAAGAGCAAGAAGAAGGCCTTCACCAAGTACAGCAAGAAGTGGCAGGACGAAACAGGAAAGAAACAGCTGGACAAGGATTTCACTCACATGAAGAAATACTGTTCCTCAATCAGGGTTATCATTCACTCCCAG ATGCGAATGCTGcccataaaacagaaaaaagcccACATCATGGAAGTGCAGCTGAACGGGGGGAGCATCTCGGACAAAGTGGACTGGGCTAAGGAGCGCCTGGAGAAAGCTGTGCCTGTCTCTGCTGTCTTCTACCAGGATGAGATGATTGACGTCATTGGAGTGACCAGGGGACATGGCTTCAAAG GTGTGACAAGTCGCTGGCACACAAAGAAGCTTCCCAGGAAGACGCACAAAGGTCTGAGGAAGGTGGCCTGTATTGGAGCCTGGCATCCGGCCCGTGTGTCGTACACCATAGCTCGTGCTGGTCAGAAGGGCTATAACCACCGTACAGAGCTCAACAAGAAG ATCTACCGTATGGGTCAGGCTATTCACATCAAGGACGGGAAGTTGATCCAGAACAATGCCTCCACTGACTACGACGCCAGCCAAAAGACCATCACACCCATG GGAGGCTTCCCCCATTATGGTGATGTGAAAAATGACTTCCTCATGGTGAAGGGCTGCGTGGTTGGGACTAAGAAACGTGTCCTCACCCTCAGAAAG TCTTTGCTCGTGCACACATCTCGCAAGTCCACTGAGACCATCGATCTCAAGTTCATTGACACCACTTCCAAGTTTGGTCATGGCCGCTTCCAGACTGCCCAGGAGAAGCGAGCATTTTTG GGGCCACAGAAGAAGGATGCcatgaaaaaaaatctgccggAGCTTCTAACTGAGGAGGactaa
- the ndufb10 gene encoding NADH dehydrogenase [ubiquinone] 1 beta subcomplex subunit 10 has protein sequence MTDHDKAAYPEPPRKTPVVDKQTALPNPAVILSQLFYYSVDVPVSTFRGAIDSIRSNNKSVYYHQKFRRVPDLTECEHGDYLCYYEAEMQWRRDYKVDQEIVKVVQERMRACYQREGSSYLQNCAKEIEQFKETSNNFQLRYGDLGAYASGRKCLMKQKERMMAAQAQSS, from the exons ATGACGGACCACGATAAAGCAGCATATCCGGAGCCTCCGAGGAAGACTCCTGTTGTGGATAAACAGACAGCATTGCCAAACCCGGCAGTGATCCTGTCTCAGCTCTTCTATTACTCCGTGGATGTGCCTGTCTCCACATTTAGAG GTGCTATTGACAGTATTCGGTCCAACAACAAGTCGGTGTACTACCACCAGAAGTTCCGCCGTGTACCTGACCTGACAGAGTGCGAGCACGGAGATTACCTCTGCTACTATGAGGCTGAGATGCAGTGGAGGAGAGACTA CAAAGTGGACCAGGAGATTGTGAAGGTAGTCCAGGAGCGTATGAGGGCCTGCTATCAGAGAGAAGGATCCAGCTACCTGCAGAACTGTGCCAAGGAAATTGAGCAGTTCAAAGAGACTTCCAACAACTTCCAGTTACGCT ATGGAGACCTGGGAGCATATGCCAGTGGCAGGAAATGTCTCATGAAACAAAAAGAACGGATGATGGCTGCTCAGGCCCAGAGTTCTTAA
- the rps2 gene encoding 40S ribosomal protein S2: protein MADDAGGRGGFRGGFGDRGRGRGRGRGRGRGRGRGARGGKSEDKEWVPVTKLGRLVKDMKIKSLEEIYLYSLPIKESEIIDFFLASGLKDEVLKIMPVQKQTRAGQRTRFKAFVAIGDYNGHVGLGVKCSKEVATAIRGAIILAKLSIVPVRRGYWGNKIGKPHTVPCKVTGRCGSVLVRLIPAPRGTGIVSAPVPKKLLMMAGIDDCYTSARGCTATLGNFAKATFDAISKTYSYLTPDLWKETVFTKSPYQEFTDHLAKTHTRVSVQRDSPVQPPTA from the exons ATGGCGGACGACGCCGGTGGTAGAGGAGGTTTCCGTGGAGGTTTCGGCGATAGGGGCCGCGGCAGGGGCCGTGGACGCGGCAGAGGCCGTGGCAGGGGACGCGGTGCCCGGGGCGGAAAGTCCGAGGACAAGGAA TGGGTTCCAGTCACCAAGCTGGGCCGCCTGGTTAAGGACATGAAGATCAAGTCCCTGGAGGAGATCTACCTGTACTCTCTGCCCATCAAA GAGTCTGAGATCATCGACTTCTTCCTGGCTTCTGGTCTGAAGGACGAGGTGCTCAAGATCATGCCCGTCCAGAAGCAGACCAGGGCTGGTCAGCGCACCAGGTTCAAG GCCTTTGTTGCTATTGGTGACTACAATGGCCATGTTGGTCTGGGTGTGAAGTGCTCCAAAGAGGTGGCCACCGCGATCCGTGGTGCGATCATCCTGGCCAAGCTGTCCATCGTCCCCGTCAGGAGAGGTTATTGGGGTAACAAGATTGGCAAGCCCCATACAGTGCCCTGCAAGGTGACTGGCCGTTGTGGCTCTGTCCTGGTGCGTCTCATCCCCGCCCCCCGTGGTACTGGTATCGTGTCCGCTCCCGTTCCCAAGAAGCTGCTCATGATGGCCGGTATCGACGATTGTTACACCTCCGCCAGGGGCTGCACCGCCACCCTCGGCAACTTCG cCAAGGCCACCTTTGATGCCATCTCCAAGACTTACAGCTACCTGACCCCTGACCTGTGGAAGGAGACAGTGTTCACAAAGTCTCCCTACCAGGAGTTCACTGACCATCTGGCCAAGACTCACACCAGGGTGTCTGTGCAGAGGGATTCACCGGTCCAGCCCCCTACCGCCTAA
- the rnf151 gene encoding RING finger protein 151: MADPEVSSQSGGYDVELFVDTPDYDLICTICQGVLKCPVRAACHHIFCKKCILQWLKRQETCPCCRKPVNTSLIFVMFKLSKSIGRLKIKCKNEIRGCAETFSLSEQYCHSMSCLYELIPCPYQGCRAQLLRRDLDTHARHCEHWRQPCHMGCGTILSHRTQAQHNCYKQLRQEYEVRQRNHRAIATALQRKMRRMQSTMTHMKRQIGLICDSLEVMDDLHEVEEEDLGESSGSSSGTPSSNTSNC, translated from the exons ATG GCGGACCCAGAGGTGTCATCACAGAGCGGGGGCTACGATGTGGAGCTGTTTGTGGACACTCCAGACTACGATCTGATCTGCACTATATGTCAGGGGGTCCTCAAGTGTCCAGTAAGAGCAGCGTGTCACCACATCTTCTGCAAGAAATGCATCTTACAGTGGCTTAAGAG ACAGGAGACATGCCCCTGCTGCAGGAAGCCTGTAAACACAAGCCTTATATTTGTCATGTTCAAGCTGAGCAAATCTATTGGCCGCCTGAAGATCAAG TGTAAGAATGAGATCCGTGGTTGTGCAGAGACCTTCTCCCTTTCGGAGCAGTACTGCCACAGCATGAGCTGTCTCTACGAGCTCATCCCCTGTCCCTACCAGGGCTGCCGGGCGCAGCTCCTTCGCAGGGACCTGGACACTCATGCACGCCACTGCGAACACTGGCGCCAGCCCTGCCACATGGGCTGCGGGACGATTCTCTCACACCGCACCCAGGCCCAGCACAACTGCTACAAGCAACTGAGGCAGGAGTATGAAGTCAGACAGAGGAACCACAGGGCCATCGCCACTGCCCtgcagaggaagatgaggaggatgCAGAGTACCATGACCCACATGAAGAGGCAGATAGGGCTGATCTGCGATAGCCTGGAGGTGATGGACGACCTGCACGAGGTAGAAGAGGAGGACCTTGGAGAGAGCAGTGGAAGCTCGAGCGGGACTCCAAGTAGCAACACCAGCAACTGCTGA
- the tbl3 gene encoding transducin beta-like protein 3 yields the protein MANTNLQFKTNYVVDSKIEPFYKGGKVQISKDEKYIFCTCGSRVNVLEISTGKIVHSVEHEDQEDITSFALSFDDEMLVTASRALLLKQWDWKQAQCTRSWRAIHTVPVASMTFDSTSTLLATGGCDGTIKLWDVVKQYCTHNLKGSSGVVHLVQFHPDISKLQLFSSSLDCGIRLWDLSTSKCVCVLQSHYSAVTSLSFSPDGDTMVSSGRDKICTVWDLKTKKAKRTVPVYEAVEGVVLLPEDEDLSLIGVKSKDMHFITAGSKGELRVWEASTARCVYAQTLGSSLSASSEEEEEKDDDPRGLTHLLHLPTSSRLATVTAEHNIVLYQLPALTTQQQFVGYNDEVLDVKFLGKGDSHIVVATNSSQLKVFELLTNSCQILYGHTDTVLSLDVFKKGFLFASCAKDRSVRVWKMDSDSGQVHCVAQGSNHANAVGSITCSRMKASFVVSGSQDCTVKVWDLPADLSSTGAEIQQLTPRATEKAHDKDVNSVAVSPNDKLLASGSQDRTAKLWSLAGEGSIGLLGVFKGHRRGVWAVCFSPVDQVLATSSADGTTKLWSLQDFSCLKTFEGHDASVLKVVFVSRGTQLLTSGSDGLVKLWTIKTNECVKTLDAHQDKVWGLHGTQKDNKMVTGSADSNITVWVDVTEVELAEEQAKQEDQILKQQELSNLLHEKKYLKALGLAISLDQPHTVLNVIKALRQVENSHELLKKTLLKLRVDQKESLLRYCVVWNTNARNCQNAQAVLQVLLTHLPPEELLQYQGARAHLEGLIPYTERHMLRIGNLLQASMFLNYMWQKMRVAGAPASMGQDEDMDTTPLAQPSFMIDKEKGMGSDGEEKQDGDDSDGDDSDGGQDEDANCPDKEEEGDEEVSATNKSTTNNGGTANGKGAKTNGNHHSESEESSEEEDPEEMDQTTVKGVKCLPVSSALQCEPSAS from the exons ATGGCAAATACCAACCTTCAATTCAAAACAAA ttatgTTGTTGACAGCAAGATTGAACCGTTTTACAAAGGAGGGAAAGTGCAG ATAAGCAAAGATGAGAAGTACATCTTCTGCACTTGTGGATCTCGTGTCAATGTTTTGGAGATCAGCACGGGAAAGATCGTCCACAGTGTTGAGCAT GAGGATCAAGAGGACATCACATCTTTTGCCCTCAGCTTTGATGATGAG ATGCTGGTGACAGCTAGTAGAGCTCTGCTGCTGAAGCAGTGGGACTGGAAGCAAGCTCAGTGTACTCGGTCCTGGAGGGCCATTCACACTGTTCCTGTCGCCAGTATGACCTTTGACTCCACCTCCACCCTCCTGGCGACAG GTGGCTGTGATGGCACTATAAAGCTTTGGGATGTTGTAAAGCAGTACTGCACCCATAACCTTAAAGGGTCATCTGGCGTTGTACA CCTGGTCCAGTTCCACCCAGACATCAGCAAGCTGCagctcttctcctcctctctggacTGTGGCATCCGGCTTTGGGACCTGAGCaccagtaagtgtgtgtgtgtgctgcagagccACTACAGCGCTGTCACCTCGCTCAGCTTCAGCCCCGATGGTGACACCATGGTCAG TTCTGGCAGAGACAAGATCTGCACAGTGTGGGACCTGAAGACGAAGAAAGCCAAGAGAACGGTGCCTGTCTACGAG GCTGTGGAGGGTGTTGTGCTGCTGCCTGAGGATGAGGACTTGTCTCTGATTGGAGTGAAGAGCAAAGACATGCATTTCATTACAGCTGGCAGCAAAG GCGAGTTGCGAGTGTGGGAGGCCAGCACGGCGCGCTGTGTCTACGCTCAGACCCTTGGCTCCAGCCTTTCCGCTTCctctgaagaggaggaggagaaagacgATGACCCTCGCGGTCTTACACATCTCCTCCACCTGCCCACCTCCTCTCGACTGGCCACCGTCACAGCAGAGCACAACATTGTCCTCTACCAGCTGCCTGCTCTCACCACACAGCAGCAG TTTGTGGGATACAATGACGAAGTGCTGGATGTGAAGTTTCTGGGGAAAGGAGACAGCCACATTGTGGTGGCCACCAACAGCAGCCAGCTGAAGGTGTTTGAGCTGCTCACCAACAGCTGCCAGATCCTCTACGGACACACAG ATACTGTCCTCTCGTTGGACGTGTTCAAAAAGGGTTTTCTCTTTGCGAGCTGTGCAAAG GACAGGTCAGTGCGTGTGTGGAAGATGGACAGCGACAGTGGTCAGGTGCACTGTGTGGCTCAGGGCTCCAACCACGCTAACGCTGTGGGCTCCATCACCTGCTCCAG GATGAAAGCATCTTTCGTAGTGTCCGGCAGTCAGGACTGTACGGTGAAGGTGTGGGATCTGCCAGCAGACCTTTCCTCAACAGGGGCGGAGATACAACAGCTGACTCCCCGCGCCACAGAGAAGGCACATGACAAG GATGTAAACAGCGTCGCAGTGTCACCAAATGACAAACTGCTGGCTTCGGGCTCCCAGGACCGCACAGCCAAGCTGTGGTCGCTGGCTGGGGAGGGGAGCATAGGTCTGCTGGGGGTCTTTAAGGGCCACCGGCGAGGCGTCTGGGCCGTCTGCTTCTCTCCTGTCGACCAGGTGCTCGCCACATCCTCCGCCGACGGCACCACCAAACTGTGGAGCCTGCAGGACTTCAGCTGCCTCAAG ACATTCGAGGGTCACGATGCATCCGTTTTGAAGGTCGTCTTTGTGAGCCGAGGCACCCAGCTGCTCACCAG TGGCTCAGACGGTTTGGTGAAGCTGTGGACAATAAAAACCAACGAGTGTGTGAAGACGCTGGACGCCCACCAGGACAAAGTGTGGGGTCTCCACGGCACTCAGAAAGACAACAAGATGGTGACTGGCTCAGCAGACTCTAACATCACCGTGTGGGTG GATGTGACTGAAGTGGAGCTGGCAGAGGAGCAGGCCAAGCAAGAGGATCAGATACTTAA GCAGCAGGAGTTGTCCAACCTGCTCCATGAGAAGAAGTACCTGAAGGCCCTGGGTCTGGCCATCTCTCTGGACCAGCCGCACACTGTGCTCAACGTCATCAAAG CGCTCCGCCAGGTGGAGAATAGCCATGAGCTGTTGAAGAAGACGCTACTGAAACTTCGGGTGGATCAAAAAG AGTCGCTCCTGCGCTACTGTGTGGTGTGGAACACCAACGCCAGAAACTGCCAGAACGCCCAGGCCGTCCTCCAGGTGCTCCTCACACACCTGCCaccagaggagctgctgcagtaCCAGGGCGCCCGAGCCCACCTCGAGGGACTCATCCCatatacag agagacacatgCTGAGGATCGGCAACCTGCTGCAGGCGTCCATGTTCCTGAACTACATGTGGCAGAAGATGAGAGTGGCCGGAGCACCAGCCAG CATGGGCCAAGATGAAGACATGGATACCACTCCTCTCGCACAGCCTTCCTTTATGATTGACAAAGAGAAAGGAATGGGCAGCGACGGTGAAGAGAAACAAGACGGGGATGACAGTGACGGGGATGACAGTGATGGGGGACAAGATGAAGATGCAAATTGTccagacaaagaggaagaaggagatgaGGAGGTCAGTGCCACTAACAAATCAACCACCAACAACGGTGGAACAGCAAACGGAAAAGGCGCCAAAACAAACGGCAACCACCACTCTGAAAGTGAGGAGAGCTCAGAAGAGGAAGACCCAGAAGAAATGGATCAGACAACGGTAAAGGGGGTAAAATGTCTCCCAGTTTCTTCCGCTCTACAATGTGAGCCTTCAGCCAGCTGA
- the LOC134878023 gene encoding uncharacterized protein LOC134878023, producing MTVADGNALALIMPVRAECCSIPGSACTSSASLVPPAPINTSQPGVATSLLFSGSQFRGFQKSKGNSYAVEVVLQHVTVEDSYLCGYLKIKGLTEEYPTLTTFFAGEIISRKRPFLTRKWDADEDVDRKHWGKFQPFYKYAKSFNSDDFDYESLGNSDYVFMRWKEQFLVPDHTIKDISGASFAGFYYICFQKSTATIEGYYYHRSSEWYQSLNLNHVPANSMPIYEFRCSRMESQRYPISVRLIGVMHKEKSKMYMTSVLWSDQSDIVVYRTYPEFNKMHKQMKKAFPPASKIKKSDRIIPKFRYGRVRKGGRRKGPTRSLLRLKFLQKYCNELLSCDPRVCQCADLIQFFHPKDQDLQPEFAKNSIMIMPAEDEMISDAGPGHGGGNVTQPFVTETYRCVAPYETKDTKNKPFKVALDEKVDVLIKDKAGWWLVENESKKMAWFPAPYLDKLEDDDEVEDEDDIDGTSERGMLYNAIKNYKATKDDEITVAIGAVVEVLQKSDNGWWLVRYSGKAGYIPAMFLKPYKYPHIRMTATNKDRRNSSPNQLMPSLDQQSNHLSLSQSNLLQLPVRSSTPKLLKSPLLQQRSKSVDIQPYHPPVPSAASITSSTDVDTSPTTSNPFPLPRIKVEMDGEDEPRRMSLRADSEGSLLSNSSSLSDDLNSPWASSSSINLSQSYNEEQLRLSRTPPPVLSNRLSPTSGLEGNMAPSVSDPNLYKGPTTPKVPPRPRAQEILTRCTTVTRKNATKGGLSSTQTEIIGR from the exons ATGACGGTTGCTGACGGTAACGCTTTAGCGCTCATCATGCCTGTCCGAGCAGAGTGTTGCAGTATCCCCGGCTCGGCCTGCACATCCTCGGCCTCCCTTGTTCCCCCTGCCCCGATCAACACCTCCCAGCCAGGGGTGGCCACGTCGCTGCTGTTCAGCGGCTCACAGTTTCGGGGCTTTCAGAAAAGCAAAGGCAACTCCTACGCCGTTGAGGTTGTTTTGCAG CATGTGACTGTGGAGGACTCATATTTGTGTGGATACCTGAAGATCAAAGGGCTGACTGAG GAGTATCCCACTCTCACAACGTTTTTTGCTGGTGAAATTATCAGTCGGAAAAGGCCTTTTTTAACTAGAAAGTGGGACGCTGATGAAGACGTGGACAGAAAGCACTGG GGCAAGTTCCAGCCTTTTTATAAGTATGCCAAAAGCTTCAACTCGGACGACTTTGACTATGAGTCGCTGGGCAACAGTGATTATGTCTTCATGAGGTGGAAG GAGCAGTTTCTAGTTCCAGACCACACTATCAAAGACATTAGCGGTGCCTCATTCGCTGGCTTCTATTACATCTGTTTCCAGAAGTCCACGGCCACTATCGAGGGGTATTATTACCATAGGAGCTCAGAATG GTATCAGTCACTAAACCTAAACCATGTTCCAGCGAACAGTATGCCTATTTATGAGTTTcgg TGTTCCCGCATGGAGTCCCAGCGGTATCCCATCAGCGTCCGTTTAATTGGAGTGATGCACAAAGAGAAGAGCAAA atGTACATGACCTCCGTGCTTTGGTCAGACCAGAGTGACATTGTAGTTTACAGGACTTATCCGgaatttaataaaatgcat aaacaaatgaagaaagCATTCCCACCtgcaagtaaaataaaaaaatccgACAGAATCATCCCCAAATTTCGAT ACGGAAGGGTGAGAAAGGGCGGCCGGAGGAAAGGTCCCACCAGGTCTCTGCTGCGCCTCAAGTTTCTGCAGAAATATTGTAATGAACTTCTGAGCTGCGACCCGAGGGTCTGCCAGTGTGCAGATCTGATCCAGTTCTTCCACCCCAAAGACCAGGACCTGCAGCCGGAGTTTGCCAAGAACAG CATCATGATCATGCCAGCAGAGGATGAAATGATCAGTGATGCAGGACCAGGACACGGCGGAGGGAATGTGACCCAGCCGTTCGTCACAGAGACGTACAGATGTGTGGCGCCGTATGAGACCAAAGACACCAAGAACAAGCCTTTCAAAGTGGCGCTGGACGAAAAAGTAGATGTTCTCATCAAAGACAAAGCAG GGTGGTGGCTTGTGGAGAATGAAAGCAAGAAGATGGCCTGGTTCCCTGCCCCCTACCTGGATAAGCTGGAGGATGACGATGAGGTTGAGGATGAAGATGACATAGATGGGACTTCTGAAAGAG GAATGCTATACAATGCAATCAAGAACTACAAGGCCACCAAAGACGACGAGATAACCGTTGCCATCGGTGCTGTGGTGGAAGTCCTGCAGAAGTCCGACAACGGCTGGTGGCTCGTCag atATAGTGGTAAAGCAGGCTACATCCCCGCCATGTTCTTGAAGCCTTACAAATACCCTCATATCCGCATGACAGCCACCAATAAAGATCGTCGCAACTCTTCCCCAAACCAACTTATGCCGTCCCTGGATCAGCAGTCCAACCATCTTAGCCTCTCTCAGAGCAACTTGCTGCAACTTCCTGTCAGATCTTCCACACCCAAGCTGCTCAAATCACCCCTACTACAGCAGAGATCAAAATCTGTTGATATCCAGCCTTATCATCCTCCTGTTCCGTCTGCAGCAAGCATTACTTCTTCCACCGACGTTGACACCTCTCCCACGACCTCAAATCCCTTCCCTCTGCCCAGAATCAAGgtggagatggatggagaagATGAGCCGCGTCGCATGAGCCTGCGGGCCGACAGCGAGGGGAGTCTCttgagcaacagcagcagcttaaGCGATGACCTCAACAGTCCCTGGGCGAGCTCCTCGTCCATCAACCTGAGCCAAAGCTACAACGAAGAGCAGCTGCGTCTCAGCCGTACGCCTCCCCCTGTGTTGAGCAACCGCCTAAGCCCGACAAGCGGCCTAGAGGGGAATATGGCCCCAAGTGTCTCTGATCCAAACCTCTACAAGGGTCCGACAACACCTAAGGTGCCCCCCAGACCGCGGGCCCAGGAGATCCTCACCCGCTGTACCACTGTCACCCGCAAGAACGCTACCAAAGGCGGCCTGTCGTCCACACAGACTGAGATAATAGGTCGATGA